From a single Kitasatospora azatica KCTC 9699 genomic region:
- a CDS encoding tetratricopeptide repeat protein: MSLTAQRIAAIRAARQGSGVLLTTRLILTAAHLLPAPSPREAPTVIEAVVPGGNGWVRCTAIWQSDTADVALLLAGADLVRPEVAASFGELRWGRVGGLEPVPLCHAIGYPAAGREDGGVLRSHQLVGTLAPATGLGGGRYVLSTAHQPPGPVSGAESPWSGMSGAPIVFNNLLIGLATADLAPGVWHHSQLGLVPLAPLLTNPAPADAGLAEQLSRRLPGPVRIQGISARELQDAEFEEEYARTVRKEHGRLRIFGLPQSLRWDLGTGYLSLQAVQLSRSTIVPGSADAVLGAERRGRVEGMLKDRRRVLLRGQAGSGKTTLLQWLAVNAVSGTLVGELAELNHRVPFLLRLRTMFQLDNLRPRPADFLTMDHSPVADSQPPGWAERVFAAGRAILLVDGLDEIPQEQREAAGEWLAELLDLHEHCFTLVTVRPSGVPAHWLRHLRFEELLLCPMDEWDRNRFLERWHQAALATEEAAADDPSPAELVVLDRRFRELKDALRRALKQSPDLAELTDSPLLCAMICALHREWEGGLPERKMDVYESALEMLLHRRDKDRQITAVTEGRPLGREEQLAPLQRMASWLVLNGQHEGGHADALRQIRQVLPSLSAGHSDFDAERLLRHLVERTGLLTESSMETFEFVHRTFQDYLAAREFMENRDFGLLAARAADEQWADVVRMAVGHCSRQDRAKLLRLLLAGAEQRADPREARWIRLVAGTCLPYAPVLDAAVRTEVLDQLRPLLRMFPQEAEAAYEQREWQGLYAIGEDLLPLLTPDTDLPLWLVCRLLERMGGEEALARLAEINTRIAAEQGEPGSLASREVLARAYQKAGDLNRAIPELEKLVTLSEQLLGAGHPDTFSPRLHLANAYLEAGSLVGALPRYEQLLADAQSQGAAADVLLIRSRLGAAYLQAGALDRAVPLFEQLRLEAEGLHGSESLEAITARGNLAAAQRDAGLLGTAITSFEWLLVDAEHALGEDHQGTLVIRTDAAATHAEAGDLSRAITALEQIRADAARALGEDYPTTLTAGLRLATAYAAAGDLFRAVPILESVEAARTREFGEDHPATFAVRRHLAVAYLGQREQSLAFDLLRGTLDRAHRTLGEQHPEPLALRHELGVAERRTGDPARAARLLDGVLRDRWSLLGERHPDTLRTRHQLAKAYRAAGDPRRAAELAGRTLALCETWLSPGHPLTVAVQESLRR; this comes from the coding sequence TTGAGCCTGACGGCTCAGCGCATCGCCGCCATCAGGGCGGCGCGGCAGGGCAGTGGGGTCCTGCTCACCACCCGACTCATCCTCACCGCCGCCCACCTGCTGCCCGCCCCGTCCCCGCGGGAGGCGCCCACCGTGATCGAGGCGGTGGTGCCGGGCGGCAACGGCTGGGTGCGCTGCACCGCGATCTGGCAGTCGGACACCGCCGACGTCGCGCTGCTGCTGGCCGGCGCCGACCTGGTCCGTCCCGAAGTCGCGGCCTCCTTCGGCGAGTTGCGCTGGGGCCGGGTCGGCGGACTGGAACCGGTCCCGCTCTGCCACGCGATCGGCTACCCGGCTGCCGGGCGCGAGGACGGCGGGGTGCTGCGCAGCCACCAGCTGGTCGGCACCCTGGCACCGGCCACCGGCCTGGGCGGCGGCCGCTACGTCCTCAGCACCGCCCACCAGCCGCCCGGTCCAGTGAGCGGCGCCGAGTCCCCGTGGTCCGGCATGTCCGGCGCCCCGATCGTCTTCAACAACCTGCTGATCGGCCTGGCCACCGCCGACCTGGCACCGGGCGTCTGGCACCACTCCCAGCTCGGCCTGGTCCCGCTGGCCCCGCTACTGACCAACCCGGCCCCGGCCGACGCCGGCCTCGCCGAGCAGCTCTCCCGCCGGCTGCCGGGCCCGGTCCGGATCCAGGGCATCTCGGCCCGCGAACTCCAGGACGCCGAGTTCGAGGAGGAGTACGCCCGCACCGTCCGCAAGGAGCACGGCCGGCTGCGCATCTTCGGCCTGCCGCAGTCCCTGCGCTGGGACCTCGGCACCGGCTACCTCAGCCTGCAGGCGGTGCAGCTGAGCCGCTCCACGATCGTCCCCGGCAGCGCCGACGCGGTCCTCGGCGCGGAACGCCGCGGCCGGGTCGAGGGCATGCTCAAGGACCGCCGCCGGGTGCTGCTGCGCGGCCAGGCCGGCTCCGGCAAGACCACCCTGCTGCAGTGGCTCGCCGTGAACGCCGTCTCCGGCACCCTGGTCGGCGAACTGGCCGAACTCAACCACCGGGTGCCCTTCCTGCTGCGCCTGCGCACCATGTTCCAGCTGGACAACCTGCGGCCGCGGCCCGCCGACTTCCTCACCATGGACCACAGCCCGGTGGCCGACAGCCAGCCGCCCGGCTGGGCCGAGCGGGTCTTCGCCGCAGGCCGCGCCATCCTGCTGGTGGACGGCCTCGACGAGATCCCGCAGGAGCAGCGCGAGGCCGCCGGCGAGTGGCTGGCCGAGCTGCTCGACCTGCACGAACACTGCTTCACCCTGGTCACCGTGCGCCCGTCCGGCGTGCCCGCGCACTGGCTGCGCCACCTGCGCTTCGAGGAGCTGCTGCTCTGCCCGATGGACGAGTGGGACCGCAACCGCTTCCTGGAACGCTGGCACCAGGCCGCACTGGCCACCGAGGAGGCCGCCGCCGATGACCCCAGCCCCGCCGAACTCGTCGTCCTGGACCGCCGGTTCCGCGAACTGAAGGACGCCCTGCGGCGGGCCCTGAAGCAGTCCCCGGACCTCGCCGAACTCACCGACAGCCCGCTGCTGTGCGCGATGATCTGCGCCCTGCACCGCGAGTGGGAGGGCGGGCTGCCGGAACGCAAGATGGACGTCTACGAGTCCGCGCTGGAGATGCTGCTGCACCGCCGCGACAAGGACCGCCAGATCACCGCGGTCACCGAGGGCCGGCCGCTCGGCCGCGAGGAGCAACTCGCCCCACTGCAGCGGATGGCCTCCTGGCTTGTGCTCAACGGCCAGCACGAGGGCGGCCACGCGGACGCGCTGCGCCAGATCCGCCAGGTGCTGCCCAGCCTGTCGGCCGGGCACAGCGACTTCGACGCCGAGCGGCTGCTGCGCCACCTGGTCGAACGCACCGGGCTGCTCACCGAGAGCAGCATGGAGACCTTCGAGTTCGTCCACCGCACCTTCCAGGACTACCTGGCCGCACGGGAGTTCATGGAGAACCGGGACTTCGGCCTGCTGGCCGCCCGGGCCGCCGACGAGCAGTGGGCGGACGTGGTCCGGATGGCCGTCGGCCACTGCTCCCGCCAGGACCGGGCCAAGCTGCTGCGGCTGCTGCTGGCCGGCGCCGAGCAGCGCGCGGACCCGCGCGAGGCCCGCTGGATCCGGCTGGTCGCGGGCACCTGCCTGCCCTACGCCCCGGTGCTGGACGCGGCGGTGCGCACCGAGGTGCTCGACCAACTGCGGCCGCTGCTGCGGATGTTCCCGCAGGAGGCGGAGGCGGCGTACGAGCAGCGCGAGTGGCAGGGGCTGTACGCGATCGGCGAGGACCTGCTGCCGCTGCTCACCCCGGACACCGACCTGCCGCTCTGGCTGGTCTGCCGGCTGCTCGAACGGATGGGCGGCGAGGAGGCGTTGGCACGGCTCGCCGAGATCAACACCCGGATCGCGGCCGAGCAGGGCGAGCCGGGCTCACTGGCCTCCCGCGAGGTGCTGGCCCGGGCCTACCAGAAGGCCGGCGACCTGAACCGGGCGATCCCGGAGCTGGAGAAGCTGGTGACGCTCTCCGAGCAGCTGCTCGGCGCCGGCCACCCCGACACCTTCTCGCCCCGACTGCACCTGGCCAACGCCTACCTGGAGGCCGGCTCGCTGGTCGGCGCGCTGCCGCGCTACGAGCAGCTGCTCGCCGACGCGCAGTCCCAGGGGGCCGCCGCCGACGTGCTGCTGATCCGCAGCCGGCTCGGCGCGGCCTACCTCCAGGCCGGGGCACTGGACCGGGCGGTCCCGCTCTTCGAGCAACTGCGCCTGGAGGCCGAGGGCCTGCACGGCTCGGAGAGCCTGGAGGCGATCACCGCCCGGGGCAACCTGGCCGCCGCACAGCGCGACGCGGGGCTGCTCGGCACCGCGATCACCAGCTTCGAATGGTTGCTGGTGGACGCCGAGCACGCGCTGGGCGAGGACCATCAGGGCACCCTGGTGATCCGCACCGACGCGGCCGCCACCCACGCCGAGGCAGGGGACCTGTCCCGGGCGATCACCGCTTTGGAGCAGATCCGGGCCGACGCCGCCCGGGCCCTGGGGGAGGACTACCCGACCACGCTGACCGCCGGCCTGCGGCTGGCCACCGCGTACGCCGCCGCCGGCGACCTGTTCCGCGCGGTGCCGATCCTGGAGTCGGTGGAGGCGGCGCGCACCCGCGAGTTCGGCGAGGACCACCCGGCCACCTTCGCGGTCCGCCGCCACCTGGCCGTCGCCTACCTCGGCCAGCGCGAGCAGTCCCTCGCCTTCGACCTGCTGCGCGGCACGCTGGACCGGGCGCACCGCACCCTGGGTGAACAGCACCCCGAACCACTGGCGCTGCGCCACGAGTTGGGCGTCGCGGAGCGCCGCACCGGTGACCCGGCGCGCGCCGCCCGGCTGCTCGACGGCGTCCTCAGGGACCGGTGGAGCCTGCTCGGCGAACGCCACCCCGACACCCTGCGCACCCGCCACCAGCTGGCCAAGGCCTACCGGGCCGCCGGCGACCCGCGCCGCGCCGCCGAACTGGCCGGCCGCACCCTGGCCCTGTGCGAGACCTGGCTGAGCCCGGGCCATCCGCTCACCGTCGCCGTGCAGGAGAGCCTGCGACGCTGA
- a CDS encoding AfsR/SARP family transcriptional regulator, with protein MNGGLEFGVLGPLSVATGGRRITVGGARQRTILALLVLAAGRIVSVDTMVEAVWQGEPPATARTQVAICIAALRKTFKAEGFGEELICTAHPGYQLDPTGHRVDLLSCTELVREAEALVERGQPARAADSYEQALRLWRGPALGGVTGRRVEEEAERLEEWRLVLYDETIALQLALGNHQELIGQLASLVREHPLRERTRHSLMLAQYRAGRRAEALETFRDGRQILIEELGIEPGPALHELHEAILRDEPALTLAVAAVPEELPEPTPLPPAELRVTPSDLPPNIPAFTGRTEEIARLDTLLGERRDDQPPAIGFITGVAGVGKTGLAVHWAHRAARQFPDGRLFVDLCGHDEANEPTAAAEVLSRFLRSLGVPAEQIPPGLEERVSLYRSMLADRRLLVVLDNVRSVAQIRPLLPSNGQCCVVVTSRDPMEQLMLRYGAVRVQLSVLPAAQAVELLARIVPAERIAADPEQSVRLAELCDHLPLALRIAAARLASKPHWTVRHLVGRLADERRRLDELSQGESQVRAGFALSYRYLGLDAARLYRRLALLPVPDFTVWVGAAVLDCDQFEAERLVEHLVDVQLLEVVGADATGQLRYRFQNLLRLFARERALQEEPPQELAAAQDRAFRGWLTVAELAHDREFGGRFGILHGSTPRYPVDAALVEELISTPLDWYEAERLCLVAVIDQAARLGQDELAWDLTGSTLVLFDIRNYFEDWELCCQRALAATRAAGNLRGAAHMLTEIAAGRVRSGSLEEAVGYLDSALETFARIDDEHGRAMALGHMAVADRLQGRPAQAALRLREAAEIYHRVGDAGSEAHVLGQLAHSALELGEVAEAVRLGGQAVQVARATGESRMTAQAVYRLGRAYATQGDLDRAVAAFLDAEQIVRAKGDLLGIAYTLLGLGEARAARGETGPARENLTEALELAQRMAVDHVRGLILLALGQLHRDIGEPALARRYWRQSCEALGRVDSLASLQRAEKALAEL; from the coding sequence GTGAACGGCGGGCTCGAATTCGGCGTACTCGGGCCGCTGTCGGTGGCCACCGGCGGCCGGCGGATCACGGTGGGCGGTGCCCGCCAGCGCACCATCCTGGCCCTGCTGGTGCTCGCCGCCGGTCGGATCGTCTCGGTGGACACCATGGTGGAGGCGGTCTGGCAGGGCGAACCGCCGGCCACCGCGCGGACCCAGGTGGCGATCTGCATCGCGGCGCTGCGCAAGACCTTCAAGGCCGAGGGGTTCGGCGAGGAGCTGATCTGCACCGCCCACCCCGGCTACCAACTGGACCCCACCGGGCACCGGGTGGACCTGCTCTCCTGTACCGAGCTGGTCCGCGAGGCCGAGGCGCTGGTCGAGCGGGGCCAACCGGCCCGGGCCGCCGACAGCTACGAGCAGGCGCTGCGGCTGTGGCGCGGGCCGGCGCTCGGCGGGGTGACCGGGCGACGGGTCGAGGAGGAGGCCGAGCGGCTGGAGGAGTGGCGGCTGGTCCTGTACGACGAGACCATCGCGCTGCAGCTCGCGCTCGGCAACCACCAGGAGCTGATCGGCCAACTCGCCTCGCTGGTCCGCGAGCACCCGCTGCGTGAACGCACCAGGCACTCGCTGATGCTGGCCCAGTACCGGGCCGGCCGGCGGGCCGAGGCACTGGAGACCTTCCGGGACGGCCGGCAGATCCTGATCGAGGAGCTCGGGATCGAACCGGGCCCGGCGCTGCACGAGTTGCACGAGGCGATCCTGCGCGACGAGCCGGCGCTGACCCTGGCGGTGGCGGCGGTCCCCGAGGAACTGCCCGAGCCGACCCCGCTGCCGCCGGCCGAACTCCGGGTCACCCCCTCCGACCTGCCGCCGAACATTCCGGCGTTCACCGGCCGGACCGAGGAGATCGCCAGGCTCGACACCCTGCTCGGCGAGCGCCGCGACGACCAGCCGCCGGCGATCGGCTTCATCACGGGCGTGGCCGGGGTCGGCAAGACCGGCCTGGCCGTGCACTGGGCCCACCGCGCCGCCCGGCAGTTCCCCGACGGCCGGCTCTTCGTGGACCTGTGCGGACACGACGAGGCGAACGAACCCACCGCCGCCGCCGAGGTGTTGAGCCGCTTCCTGCGCTCGCTCGGAGTGCCGGCCGAGCAGATCCCGCCGGGCCTGGAGGAGCGGGTCTCGCTCTACCGCAGCATGCTCGCCGACCGGCGGCTGCTGGTGGTGCTGGACAACGTCCGCTCGGTCGCCCAGATCCGCCCGCTGCTGCCGAGCAACGGACAGTGCTGCGTGGTGGTCACCAGCCGCGACCCGATGGAGCAGCTGATGCTGCGCTACGGCGCGGTGCGGGTCCAGCTGTCGGTGCTCCCGGCGGCCCAGGCGGTCGAGCTGCTGGCCCGGATCGTGCCCGCCGAGCGGATCGCCGCCGACCCCGAACAGTCGGTCCGGCTGGCCGAGTTGTGCGACCACCTGCCGCTGGCACTGCGGATCGCGGCGGCCCGGCTGGCCTCCAAGCCGCACTGGACGGTGCGCCACCTGGTCGGGCGGCTGGCCGACGAGCGACGCCGGCTGGACGAGCTCAGCCAGGGCGAGTCCCAGGTCCGGGCCGGCTTCGCCCTCAGCTACCGCTACCTCGGCCTGGACGCCGCCCGGCTCTACCGTCGCCTCGCACTGCTGCCGGTGCCCGACTTCACCGTCTGGGTCGGCGCCGCCGTGCTGGACTGCGACCAGTTCGAGGCCGAGCGGCTGGTCGAGCACCTGGTGGACGTGCAACTGCTGGAGGTGGTCGGCGCGGACGCCACCGGCCAGCTGCGCTACCGCTTCCAGAACCTGCTGCGGCTGTTCGCCCGGGAGCGGGCGCTGCAGGAGGAGCCGCCGCAGGAGCTGGCGGCGGCCCAGGACCGGGCGTTCCGGGGCTGGCTGACCGTCGCGGAGCTGGCGCACGACCGGGAGTTCGGCGGCCGGTTCGGGATCCTGCACGGCAGCACCCCGCGCTACCCGGTGGACGCCGCCCTGGTCGAGGAGCTGATCAGCACCCCGCTCGACTGGTACGAGGCCGAGCGCCTGTGCCTGGTGGCGGTGATCGACCAGGCGGCCCGGCTCGGCCAGGACGAGCTGGCCTGGGACCTGACCGGCTCGACCCTGGTGCTCTTCGACATCCGCAACTACTTCGAGGACTGGGAGCTCTGCTGCCAGCGCGCACTGGCCGCCACCCGGGCGGCCGGCAACCTGCGCGGCGCCGCCCACATGCTGACCGAGATCGCGGCCGGCCGGGTGCGCAGCGGCTCGCTGGAGGAGGCCGTCGGCTACCTCGACTCGGCGCTGGAGACCTTCGCGCGGATCGACGACGAGCACGGCCGGGCCATGGCGCTCGGCCACATGGCGGTGGCCGACCGGCTCCAGGGCCGGCCCGCCCAGGCCGCGCTGCGGCTGCGCGAGGCCGCCGAGATCTACCACCGGGTGGGCGACGCCGGCAGCGAGGCCCATGTGCTCGGCCAGCTCGCGCACAGCGCGCTGGAACTCGGCGAGGTGGCCGAGGCGGTCCGGCTCGGCGGCCAGGCGGTGCAGGTGGCGCGGGCCACCGGGGAGAGCCGGATGACGGCCCAGGCCGTCTACCGGCTGGGCCGGGCCTACGCCACCCAGGGCGACCTGGACCGGGCGGTGGCGGCGTTCCTGGATGCCGAGCAGATCGTCCGGGCCAAGGGCGACCTGCTCGGCATCGCCTACACCCTGCTGGGACTCGGTGAGGCGCGGGCCGCCAGGGGCGAGACCGGCCCGGCCCGGGAGAACCTGACCGAGGCACTGGAGCTGGCCCAGCGGATGGCGGTGGACCATGTGCGCGGACTGATCCTGCTCGCCCTCGGCCAGCTGCACCGCGACATCGGCGAGCCGGCGCTGGCCCGGCGGTACTGGCGGCAGTCCTGCGAGGCACTCGGCCGGGTCGACTCCCTCGCCTCGTTGCAGCGGGCCGAGAAAGCTCTGGCCGAGCTTTAA
- a CDS encoding AfsR/SARP family transcriptional regulator, translating to MEYRILGPVQIWAAGQEDALGGTKQRTTFAALVVAGGRAVSDEYLSRLLWDQSPPNTAAAQIHTYASRIRRRLDPHTPLLRSRAGYRLLAEEVPCDHVEFAHRTRDGLAALRAQEYARAAEQLTRALALWRGEALADTTEQLVEAERPSLEEARLEALEGRIEAELILGRHRQLIPELTRLVSRHPMRERFRALLMTALYRSERQAEAMSLFRDGRRILVDELGVEPGRLLVRTYEAILSGEVRTLMPHQLV from the coding sequence ATGGAGTACCGGATCCTCGGACCGGTCCAGATCTGGGCCGCGGGGCAGGAGGACGCCCTCGGCGGCACCAAGCAGCGCACCACCTTCGCCGCACTGGTGGTGGCCGGCGGCCGCGCGGTCTCCGACGAGTACCTGAGCCGGCTGCTCTGGGACCAGAGCCCACCGAACACCGCGGCCGCACAGATCCACACCTACGCCTCGCGGATCCGCCGCCGGCTCGACCCGCACACCCCGCTGCTCCGCAGCCGCGCCGGCTACCGCCTGCTGGCCGAGGAAGTCCCCTGCGACCACGTGGAGTTCGCGCACCGGACCAGGGACGGGCTGGCCGCACTGCGAGCCCAGGAGTACGCCCGGGCGGCCGAGCAGCTGACCCGGGCGCTGGCGTTGTGGCGGGGCGAGGCACTGGCCGACACCACCGAGCAGCTCGTCGAGGCCGAGCGGCCGAGCCTGGAGGAGGCCAGGCTGGAGGCGTTGGAGGGCCGGATCGAGGCGGAGTTGATCCTCGGCCGGCACCGGCAGCTGATCCCTGAGCTGACCCGGCTGGTCTCCCGGCACCCGATGCGCGAGCGGTTCCGGGCCCTGCTGATGACCGCGCTCTACCGCTCCGAGCGGCAGGCCGAGGCGATGTCGCTGTTCCGGGACGGGCGCCGCATCCTGGTCGACGAACTCGGGGTGGAGCCGGGGCGGTTGCTGGTGCGCACCTACGAGGCGATCCTCAGCGGCGAGGTCCGGACCCTGATGCCGCACCAGTTGGTCTGA
- a CDS encoding threonine aldolase family protein, which produces MTDESNLPTESGPTPEDRRFALWRSARRILSGPRPVTLHERLAELGADARSCVGPGERPDFYGDAVVAALEQRVADLLGKPAAVFFPTGTMAQQVALRCWARRRGSRVVAGHPLAHLETHERRAYTRLTGLDTVWPTVAPRLPTAAELRAFDEPYGVLMLELPLRAAGFVLPGWNDLVELVATARAAGAPVHLDGARLWESAVHYGRPLPELAALGDSVYVSFYKALGGISGAALAGPAELVAEARTWRHRYGGLLYQQWPAALSALGSLSRELPRLPGYLSQAQVLADGLRQALGTLSGGRIHPDPPQTHQFQLWLPYPAELLTEASLRHAEQTGDGLFGTWWENRIPGLSMTEISALSPSLIWTADQVAGSVEVFLAEVGKMVDGKGPARAG; this is translated from the coding sequence ATGACCGACGAATCGAACCTCCCCACCGAGTCCGGTCCCACCCCCGAGGACCGCCGCTTCGCCCTGTGGCGCTCGGCCCGCCGGATCCTCTCCGGCCCACGACCCGTCACCCTGCACGAGCGCCTGGCCGAACTCGGCGCCGACGCCCGCAGCTGCGTCGGCCCCGGCGAGCGGCCGGACTTCTACGGGGACGCGGTGGTCGCCGCGCTGGAGCAGCGGGTGGCCGACCTGCTCGGCAAGCCCGCCGCGGTCTTCTTCCCGACCGGCACCATGGCCCAGCAGGTGGCGCTGCGCTGCTGGGCCCGACGGCGCGGCTCCCGGGTGGTGGCCGGCCATCCGCTGGCCCACCTGGAGACCCACGAGCGCCGCGCCTACACCCGGCTCACCGGACTGGACACCGTCTGGCCCACCGTCGCCCCGCGGCTGCCCACCGCCGCCGAACTGCGCGCCTTCGACGAGCCCTACGGCGTGCTGATGCTCGAACTGCCGCTGCGTGCGGCCGGTTTCGTGCTGCCCGGCTGGAACGATCTGGTCGAGCTGGTGGCCACCGCCCGCGCCGCCGGGGCGCCGGTGCACCTGGACGGCGCCCGGCTCTGGGAGTCGGCGGTGCACTACGGCCGTCCGCTGCCGGAACTCGCCGCCCTGGGCGACTCGGTCTACGTCTCCTTCTACAAGGCGCTGGGCGGGATCAGCGGCGCCGCGCTGGCCGGCCCGGCCGAGCTGGTGGCCGAGGCCAGGACCTGGCGCCACCGCTACGGCGGCCTGCTCTACCAGCAGTGGCCCGCCGCGCTCTCGGCGCTCGGCTCGCTGAGTCGCGAACTGCCCCGGTTGCCGGGCTACCTGAGCCAGGCCCAGGTGCTGGCCGACGGCCTGCGGCAGGCACTCGGGACGCTTTCCGGCGGCCGGATCCACCCCGACCCGCCGCAGACCCACCAGTTCCAGCTCTGGCTGCCGTACCCGGCCGAGCTGCTCACCGAGGCGAGCCTGCGCCACGCCGAGCAGACCGGGGACGGGCTCTTCGGGACCTGGTGGGAGAACAGAATTCCCGGTTTGTCGATGACCGAGATATCGGCACTGAGTCCGTCGTTGATCTGGACCGCGGACCAAGTCGCGGGCTCCGTCGAGGTATTCCTGGCCGAAGTCGGGAAAATGGTGGACGGTAAGGGACCGGCTCGGGCCGGATGA
- a CDS encoding trypco2 family protein, with amino-acid sequence MNDRFADIELAEAVESVRRQLATAAERAVNERFQFEVGTVELEFSVELRRDAKAGGKVQAWILSAGAEGSAGRTTAHRVSVTLTPKDLATGENVRVGHEDLGSRDGFR; translated from the coding sequence GTGAACGACCGGTTCGCGGACATCGAACTCGCGGAAGCCGTGGAGTCCGTCCGCCGCCAACTCGCCACCGCCGCCGAACGGGCCGTCAACGAGCGGTTCCAGTTCGAGGTCGGCACGGTGGAACTGGAATTCTCGGTGGAACTGCGCCGCGACGCCAAGGCGGGCGGCAAGGTGCAGGCCTGGATCCTGTCGGCCGGGGCCGAGGGCAGCGCCGGTCGGACCACGGCCCACCGGGTGTCCGTCACCCTCACCCCCAAGGACCTCGCCACCGGCGAGAACGTCCGGGTGGGCCATGAGGACCTCGGCAGCCGAGACGGCTTCCGTTGA